GTGCTTGAGTTGATCATCGAGTTGTTCGCTTAAGTGCTGCTCGGAGTATGGCTCCGTACGCAGCGTCGGAGAGGACCGGGTGCCATCGCAGAGGGCGAAAAATCCGCGTGGCTCCGCAAATTGTTTCACCAGCACCGAATGCTCGATATCATCGAGCGAATAGCGCTGGTTACCACTGTAGAACACTCGTGCATATCGGAATCCGCTAATATCATCGGTGCTTTTCGCACCCGGATTCGAGCGAAGGAGATCGAGGACCCAGGCGTTGTGCGCGTTGATCCAGAAGGCCAATGCCGCCTGCCGCGAGACGAAGACGTCCGTTCGCATTCGGGAAATTTCATCCAGATACTCGGTCAAATTGCTATCCCCACGCAATTCCGCGAGGCTGATGGCCCCGCTCGCATTCACTGCACGCGCAAGCACGTTGGCATAGAGTGAATCATCGACGCGTGCTAGCTGCTCGCCGGAGGAAACCGCCGTCACGCTGGTATTCGGCACGGTGCCGCAAGCCATGAGGTAGCCCATCGCGAAAAGAAGGAGGATGCGCAGGTGAGTGGGGTGCATCTGGATTGCTGTAACAATTTACCGTTTGACGGGTTTCTTTACTCAGCGCTTTGTTAGCATTGTGTTCCGAATTTCCCAAATCATGATGTCCAACCGTTTCATCGCATTTGTAGTATCGTCGGCGCTTGCGATGGTGCTCTCAATTCAGTCCTGTTCCAGTTCAACGAATCCAGGTAGTGGCAGTACCGGCAAGACCGACACCACGGTCAAGACCGATACCACCATAAAGAAAGACACCACCATCAAAAAAGATACTTCGGGCAGTAGCTCGGGTGGGTTCGTGGATATTCTTGCATCAATGTCCGCTGATGGAGGAAAGGTCGCATCCGGCTCAGCGCATCCGATGGCGAGCAATATCTACTGGCTCGATGCGGCGGGCAAGCAACAGTCCCTCCTCAACGATGCACACGGTAAGCTCGCGTTTTTATGCTTCGGCGGTCTGTGGGAACCGCAGTATTCCGATCAGGCATACGACATCGTCGAATCCCTTCAGAACCATTATGGACGCGACAGCATCGTGACGCTTCGCGTATTCACTGCGGATCCGGCTGTTCGCCCACTCACAGACTACGCCGACACGATTGCCGCACATCAATGGAAGGGCCGGTTCGTCGTCGATAAGGGGAGAACGTGCTTTGATGATTATTCTCCAATTGGCGCGTACGGTGTGCCGTTCAACGTACTCATTGGACGAGATGGACGCATCCTCACTTCCTGGGTCGGCGCCTATCAGGATGGCGGCGCCACGTTCCGCAGGTCGATTGATTCGGTTAAGTAGGCTCTTAATGCGTCACTAATATTCTGCGCACTTCACGCGCCTCGCCTGCTTGCACGATGGCGAAGTAAATGCCGGCGGGAATTGGGGTGAGATCGACGTTGAGCGCATTTTCACCCCGCACTGCAAGAATCTCTGAGCCAAGCAGATCAAAGAAACGCACGCTGACGGAGACTCCGTCTGATTCCACCAAAAGCTGCTCGGCAGATTGTGAAATGTGCGTTGATGAGTGAGGATTCTGCTCAACAATTCGTGGCAGAAGCGAATAGTCAAAGGTAAGGTCTGCACAAGAGAGCGTATCGACATCATTATACGAATCCCATGAAATCCGGTCCCCTCCACTGAGAACTACCGTTGCGCAACCCTGTCCGTTACTTGAGATAAAGGAAGATCCTGACCTCAGATAATATAGACCTTCCGTTCTAAACTCTGCTCGCACAAAAGCACCAGGCTCGGCAAAAACGACGCGATTGCTGAATTCCCCGCTGGTGGTGTAATTTCCTCCCGGTAATACCCAGACCACAGGATCGGAGCCGGTCTCGGTGCCCGTTACGACGTGGACGTTCTTGGGAATCACTGGTGAACAATTCA
The nucleotide sequence above comes from Bacteroidota bacterium. Encoded proteins:
- a CDS encoding DUF547 domain-containing protein encodes the protein MHPTHLRILLLFAMGYLMACGTVPNTSVTAVSSGEQLARVDDSLYANVLARAVNASGAISLAELRGDSNLTEYLDEISRMRTDVFVSRQAALAFWINAHNAWVLDLLRSNPGAKSTDDISGFRYARVFYSGNQRYSLDDIEHSVLVKQFAEPRGFFALCDGTRSSPTLRTEPYSEQHLSEQLDDQLKHFLADSTRNVLDRHTNTLYLSEIFRTYLDDFERISGSVTAFVRAFAPPAMASWIDGHPAVRISYLTYDHTINSSDIEYSRPVERPKRPAHRPTGGIQ